In Triticum urartu cultivar G1812 chromosome 6, Tu2.1, whole genome shotgun sequence, the following proteins share a genomic window:
- the LOC125516664 gene encoding uncharacterized protein K02A2.6-like has protein sequence MSHKPASALKTIPLIWPFAVWGLDMVGPLRTGRSGFTHVLVAVDKFTKWIEAKPIKNLDACTAISFVRELTFRYGVPHSIITDNGSNFDSDKFRAFCASQGTGADYASVAHPQSNGQAERANGLILKGLKPRMMRDLKHAAGAWFDELPSIMWGLRTTPNRLTGRTPFFLVYGAEAVLPSDLLHNAPRVELYTEDEAEQARQDAVNLLEEEREMAMIRSTIYQQDLRRLHARNVKSRAFQEGDLVLRVDQQKPHKLSKT, from the coding sequence atgtcgcacaagcctgcatcagccctgaagaccattccactcatctggcccttcgctgtttggggactggacatggttggcccattgagaacaggcaggagcggtttcacacatgtgcttgtggcagtcgacaagtttaccaaatggattgaagctaagcctatcaagaatcttgatgcttgcactgctatcagtttcgtcagagagttaacattcagatatggagtcccgcatagcatcatcaccgacaatgggtcaaactttgattcagacaagttcagagctttttgtgCCTCTCAAGGCACAGGAgccgactacgcatcggtcgcccacccccagtcgaatggacaagcagaaagggcaaatggtctgattctcaaaggactaaagcctcggatgatgcgtgatctcaagcacgcagcaggcgcttggttcgacgagcttccgtcaattatgtggggattgaggaccaccccgaatcggttgactggaagaactccgttctttctggtttacggagcggaagcagtcctaccgagtgatctacttcacaatgcaccccgagtcgagctttataccgaagatgaagcagaacaagcccggcaagacgcagtcaacctcctggaagaagaaagagaaatggctatgatccgatcgaccatttatcagcaagacttgcgtcgattacatgccagaaatgtgaagagtcgagccttccaagaaggagatttggtcctccgagtggatcaacagaaaccacacaagctc